One Panicum virgatum strain AP13 chromosome 9K, P.virgatum_v5, whole genome shotgun sequence genomic region harbors:
- the LOC120652760 gene encoding cardiolipin synthase (CMP-forming), mitochondrial-like isoform X2 has protein sequence MPTSVATHASLLLKAAAAKPFFSPRAAARIPPPPPRAPAAGRLPPATATTAAAAAGASRWFRWQSARGLCAAPHSGGGACGEGMGSDAVVGAGRRAVNGLAKEVPALNGMSKEDPPPPRLLTLPTVLTIGRVAAVPLLISTFYMDGPWAATATTGIFLAAAVTDWLDGYLARKMRLGTPFGAFLDPVADKLMVAATLVLLCTKPLETSILRDGPWLLTVPSIAIIGREITMSAVREWAASQNSKVLEAVAVNNLGKWKTATQMTALTLLLASRDPSYSKSSWAHSLRVGRRV, from the exons ATGCCCACATCCGTCGCCACCCACGCATCCCTCCTCCTCAAAGCCGCAGCCGCCAAGCCCTTCTTCTCCCCCCGCGCGGCGGCCCGgatcccgccgcctcctccccgcgcccccgccgccgggcgcctcccgccggccacggcgacgacggccgccgccgccgccggcgccagccGCTGGTTCCGGTGGCAGTCGGCGCGGGGGCTGTGCGCCGCGCCGCATTCCGGTGGTGGGGCCTGCGGCGAGGGGATGGGATCTGATGCGGTGGTCGGCGCCGGGAGGAGGGCGGTGAACGGGCTGGCCAAGGAGGTGCCGGCGCTGAACGGGATGTCCAAGgaggacccgccgccgcccaggctgCTCACTCTGCCCACCGTGCTCACCAttggccgcgtcgccgccgtgccgctccTGATTAGCA CTTTCTACATGGATGGACCGTGGGCAGCTACGGCCACAACTGGCATCTTCCTTGCTGCTGCAGTCACTGATTGGCTAGATGGTTATCTTGCTAGAAAG ATGCGGCTAGGAACaccttttggtgcatttcttgaTCCTGTGGCTGACAAg CTTATGGTAGCTGCAACATTAGTTTTGCTATGCACCAAACCTTTGGAAACATCAATACTCAGGGATGGGCCATGGCTTCTAACAGTTCCTTCCATTGCTATCATCGGGAGAGAG ATTACAATGTCAGCTGTGAGAGAGTGGGCTGCATCTCAGAATAGCAAAGTTCTTGAG GCTGTTGCAGTTAACAACTTAGGGAAGTGGAAGACGGCGACACAGATGACAGCATTGACTCTGCTTCTTGCCAGTAGAGACCCAAG CTATTCAAAGTCATCATGGGCTCATAGCTTGCGTGTCGGACGCCGGGTGTAA
- the LOC120652760 gene encoding cardiolipin synthase (CMP-forming), mitochondrial-like isoform X1, whose amino-acid sequence MPTSVATHASLLLKAAAAKPFFSPRAAARIPPPPPRAPAAGRLPPATATTAAAAAGASRWFRWQSARGLCAAPHSGGGACGEGMGSDAVVGAGRRAVNGLAKEVPALNGMSKEDPPPPRLLTLPTVLTIGRVAAVPLLISTFYMDGPWAATATTGIFLAAAVTDWLDGYLARKMRLGTPFGAFLDPVADKLMVAATLVLLCTKPLETSILRDGPWLLTVPSIAIIGREITMSAVREWAASQNSKVLEAVAVNNLGKWKTATQMTALTLLLASRDPSLPAQGALVTPGVALLYVSAGLAIWSLVVYMRKIWRILLK is encoded by the exons ATGCCCACATCCGTCGCCACCCACGCATCCCTCCTCCTCAAAGCCGCAGCCGCCAAGCCCTTCTTCTCCCCCCGCGCGGCGGCCCGgatcccgccgcctcctccccgcgcccccgccgccgggcgcctcccgccggccacggcgacgacggccgccgccgccgccggcgccagccGCTGGTTCCGGTGGCAGTCGGCGCGGGGGCTGTGCGCCGCGCCGCATTCCGGTGGTGGGGCCTGCGGCGAGGGGATGGGATCTGATGCGGTGGTCGGCGCCGGGAGGAGGGCGGTGAACGGGCTGGCCAAGGAGGTGCCGGCGCTGAACGGGATGTCCAAGgaggacccgccgccgcccaggctgCTCACTCTGCCCACCGTGCTCACCAttggccgcgtcgccgccgtgccgctccTGATTAGCA CTTTCTACATGGATGGACCGTGGGCAGCTACGGCCACAACTGGCATCTTCCTTGCTGCTGCAGTCACTGATTGGCTAGATGGTTATCTTGCTAGAAAG ATGCGGCTAGGAACaccttttggtgcatttcttgaTCCTGTGGCTGACAAg CTTATGGTAGCTGCAACATTAGTTTTGCTATGCACCAAACCTTTGGAAACATCAATACTCAGGGATGGGCCATGGCTTCTAACAGTTCCTTCCATTGCTATCATCGGGAGAGAG ATTACAATGTCAGCTGTGAGAGAGTGGGCTGCATCTCAGAATAGCAAAGTTCTTGAG GCTGTTGCAGTTAACAACTTAGGGAAGTGGAAGACGGCGACACAGATGACAGCATTGACTCTGCTTCTTGCCAGTAGAGACCCAAG TCTACCTGCGCAAGGTGCTCTAGTTACCCCTGGTGTTGCGCTGCTTTATGTATCCGCTGGACTTGCCATATGGTCCCTAGTGGTGTACATGAGAAAGATATGGCGGATACTCCTAAAATAG
- the LOC120652762 gene encoding uncharacterized protein LOC120652762, which yields MAAQAMECRVNGGGGEGGGGMRTVECLRGRLLAERVASKAAKEEADQLAKRLDELEKKLADEVKVRNKAERRLRRAIKKLESLKILDVELSDGSISSLSSSNGRFGHQAPEVEERNSPGSLTTDDSVPSGPQAGGDADTDSAKGSSAGSCTQGNSQDGSWCSVVSEQSPAGACMDLAGTNNTNSSEERAGDHDSERQHLDASSGCGSAKSEVESFHDSDDRLALVLVDPQLVAQADGGSRTEDNDTQTAELHALTQDEEAQQGEENKLAIVLADPQPQPAATAVGAGPPEPHADVESVLLALRRVKEQLRYTIERRSELVAH from the exons ATGGCTGCGCAGGCCATGGAATGCAG GGTGAAtggtgggggaggggagggcggtGGTGGTATGAGGACGGTGGAGTGTCTGAGAGGCAGGCTGCTCGCGGAGAGGGTGGCATCCAAGGCtgccaaggaggaggccgaCCAACTGGCCAAAAGG CTGGACGAGCTGGAGAAGAAGCTCGCTGACGAGGTAAAGGTGAGGAACAAGGCGGAGAGGAGGCTCAGAAGGGCCATCAAGAAGCTCGAGTCCCTCAAGATTCTGGACGTGGAGCTCTCGGACGGCTCCATCAGCTCGCTGTCCTCCTCCAATGGCCGCTTCGGTCACCAGGcgccggaggtggaggagaggaACAGCCCTGGCTCGTTGACCACTGATGATTCCGTGCCTTCCGGTCCTCAAGCAGGTGGCGATGCCGACACCGACAGCGCCAAGGGCTCCTCCGCCGGTTCCTGTACTCAAGGTAACTCCCAGGACGGGAGCTGGTGCTCCGTTGTGTCCGAGCAATCCCCGGCTGGTGCTTGCATGGATCTTGCCGGCACAAACAACACCAACAGCTCTGAGGAGAGGGCCGGCGATCATGATTCGGAGAG GCAACACCTTGATGCATCCAGTGGCTGTGGCTCAGCGAAATCCGAAGTAGAATCATTCCACGACAGCGACGACAGGCTAGCGCTTGTGCTGGTAGACCCCCAGCTCGTTGCACAAGCGGACGGTGGCTCAAGAACGGAGGACAACGACACCCAAACAGCAGAGCTCCATGCCCTGACTCAAGACGAGGAAGCACAGCAGGGAGAAGAGAACAAGCTCGCCATCGTTCTGGCCGACCCACAGCCCCAGCCGGCTGCCACCGCCGTGGGAGCCGGCCCGCCGGAGCCACACGCCGACGTGGAGTCCGTTCTCCTGGCGCTGCGGCGGGTCAAGGAGCAGCTGCGCTACACGATCGAGCGGCGATCGGAGCTCGTCGCGCACTGA
- the LOC120652763 gene encoding protein MODIFIER OF SNC1 11-like isoform X1, whose translation MASQSSTPAEAATPSPVAASTGEAAPSAASETPAQNPTAAATAAAGGTDLEKKMRRAERFGTQVVMSEEEKRSSRAERFGTGSSNVKEEEKKKSRAERFGLASPSSDEEAKKKARLERFGQGANVDKAEEEKRKARAARFAETSSGSPRENGKGNSKPQDAATVAGTA comes from the exons ATGGCATCTCAGAGCTCCACGCCCGCGGAGGCCGCCACGCCTTCGCCGGTGGCCGCATCCACCGGAGAGGCGGCTCCGAGCGCTGCTTCTGAAACGCCGGCACAAAACCCTACCGCTGCCGCgaccgcggcggccgggggcacGGATCTGGAGAAGAAGATGCGCCGCGCGGAGCGGTTCGGCACGCAGGTGGTGATGTCTGAGGAGGAGAAGCGCAGCAGCCGCGCCGAGAG ATTCGGGACTGGGTCTTCAAATGTaaaggaggaagaaaagaaaaagtccAGGGCTGAGAG GTTTGGTCTTGCCTCGCCCTCATCTGATGAAGAGGCTAAGAAAAAAGCCCGTTTAGAACGATTTGGTCAGGGTGCAAATGTTGACAAGGCagaggaagaaaaaagaaaggcgCGAGCTGCTAG GTTTGCAGAAACATCCAGTGGATCACCTCGAGAAAATGGCAAGGGCAACTCCAAGCCG CAGGACGCAGCTACTGTGGCAGGCACAGCATGA
- the LOC120652763 gene encoding protein MODIFIER OF SNC1 11-like isoform X2 — protein MASQSSTPAEAATPSPVAASTGEAAPSAASETPAQNPTAAATAAAGGTDLEKKMRRAERFGTQVVMSEEEKRSSRAERFGTGSSNVKEEEKKKSRAERFGLASPSSDEEAKKKARLERFGQGANVDKAEEEKRKARAARFAETSSGSPRENGKGNSKPDAATVAGTA, from the exons ATGGCATCTCAGAGCTCCACGCCCGCGGAGGCCGCCACGCCTTCGCCGGTGGCCGCATCCACCGGAGAGGCGGCTCCGAGCGCTGCTTCTGAAACGCCGGCACAAAACCCTACCGCTGCCGCgaccgcggcggccgggggcacGGATCTGGAGAAGAAGATGCGCCGCGCGGAGCGGTTCGGCACGCAGGTGGTGATGTCTGAGGAGGAGAAGCGCAGCAGCCGCGCCGAGAG ATTCGGGACTGGGTCTTCAAATGTaaaggaggaagaaaagaaaaagtccAGGGCTGAGAG GTTTGGTCTTGCCTCGCCCTCATCTGATGAAGAGGCTAAGAAAAAAGCCCGTTTAGAACGATTTGGTCAGGGTGCAAATGTTGACAAGGCagaggaagaaaaaagaaaggcgCGAGCTGCTAG GTTTGCAGAAACATCCAGTGGATCACCTCGAGAAAATGGCAAGGGCAACTCCAAGCCG GACGCAGCTACTGTGGCAGGCACAGCATGA
- the LOC120648836 gene encoding ent-kaurenoic acid oxidase 1-like: MATMHAQGAAEWAWWIGLLLGAAPLLALAAWHCNDVGHCAAFAMRRWRRDRRARLPPGHMGLPLVGESLALLWYFKLARRPDGFVDAKRRRYGAGGVYRTHLFGSPTVLVCSPAANKFVLQSSSQDGTFGVRWPAPELVGVSSVVNVHGGQHARLRGFILAAINRPGSLRTIAEVVQPRVVAALRSWADKGTIAAATEIKKVTFENICKMFVSMDPSPLTDMIDGWFAGLVAGFRAFPLDLPGTAYRHARACRRKLDAVFREELQRRRRRKETTLDVDGDLMSGLMQMEDEQGKKLCDDEVVDNIVSLVVAGYESTSNAIMWAAYHLAKSPHALRKLREENESISRDKNGGFITLDDIPSMKYTAKVVEETIRVANIAPMVYRVAHRDVEYRGYTIPRGWRVVVWLRSLHTDANYYDDPLSFNPDRWDKPPKPGTYQVFGGGPRICAGNMLARLQLTIMLHHLAVGYKWELLNPNAEVTYLPHSKPVDGAAMSFSKLSSG, translated from the exons ATGGCGACGATGCACGCACAAGGGGCGGCGGAATGGGCGTGGTGgatcggcctcctcctcggcgccgccccgctgctcgcgctcgccgcctgGCACTGCAACGACGTCGGCCACTGCGCCGCCTTCGCGATGAGGCGCTGGCGCCGTGATCGCCGCGCGAGGCTCCCGCCGGGCCACATGGGCCTCCCGCTCGTCGGCGAGAGCCTCGCGCTGCTCTGGTACTTCAAGCTGGCGCGCCGCCCCGACGGCTTCGTGGACGCCAAGAGGAGGCGCTacggcgcgggcggcgtgtACAGGACGCACCTCTTCGGCTCGCCGACCGTCCTCGTCTGCTCCCCGGCGGCCAACAAGTTCGTCCTGCAGTCGTCGTCCCAGGACGGCACCTTCGGCGTCCGCTGGCCCGCGccggagctcgtcggcgtctcCAGCGTGGTCAACGTCCACGGCGGCCAGCACGCCAGGCTCCGCGGCTTCATCCTCGCCGCCATCAACCGCCCCGGCTCGCTCCGGACCATCGCCGAGGTCGTCCAGCCGCGCGTCGTGGCGGCGCTGCGCTCGTGGGCGGACAAGggcaccatcgccgccgccaccgagatCAAGAAA GTGACGTTCGAGAACATATGCAAGATGTTCGTGAGCATGGATCCGTCGCCTCTCACCGACATGATCGACGGCTGGTTCGCCGGCTTGGTTGCCGGATTCAGGGCGTTCCCTCTAGACCTCCCCGGAACGGCATACCGTCACGCTCGCGCT TGCCGCAGAAAGCTAGACGCCGTGTTCAGGGAGGAGctccagaggaggaggaggaggaaggagacgaCGCTGGATGTCGACGGCGACTTGATGAGCGGGCTGATGCAGATGGAGGACGAGCAAGGAAAGAAGCTCTGCGACGACGAGGTGGTTGACAACATCGTCtccctcgtcgtcgccggctaCGAGTCCACCTCCAACGCCATCATGTGGGCGGCCTATCACCTCGCCAAGTCGCCCCATGCTCTTCGCAAGCTGAGA GAGGAGAATGAGTCTATAAGCAGAGACAAGAATGGTGGCTTCATTACCCTGGATGACATCCCCAGCATGAAGTACACTGCCAAG GTGGTGGAAGAAACGATCAGAGTAGCCAACATTGCTCCAATGGTTTATCGCGTGGCACACAGAGATGTCGAGTACAGAG GTTATACCATACCCAGAGGGTGGAGGGTTGTGGTTTGGCTGCGCTCGTTGCATACTGACGCCAACTATTATGACGATCCACTGAGCTTCAACCCCGACAGATGGGAT AAACCACCGAAGCCAGGGACCTACCAGGTCTTTGGAGGAGGGCCCAGGATCTGCGCTGGAAATATGCTGGCAAGGCTGCAGCTCACTATCATGCTCCATCACCTAGCTGTTGGTTACAA ATGGGAGCTGCTCAATCCTAATGCTGAGGTTACATACCTTCCACACTCAAAGCCGGTAGATGGGGCTGCTATGTCCTTTAGCAAATTGAGCTCTGGTTAA
- the LOC120652764 gene encoding protein IN2-1 — protein sequence MAAAAAKEALPPALGSTSQPPPVFDGTTRLYICYFCPFAQRAWVTRNFKGLQDKIELVAIDLQDKPAWYKEKVYPQGTVPSLEHNNEIRGESLDLIRYIDSNFDGPALLPEDAAKRQFADELIAYADAFTKALYSPLMAHADVSDEVVAALDKLEAALSKFNDGPFFLGQLSLADIAYVTILERVQIYYSHLRNYDIAKGRPNLEKFIEEMNKIDAYTQTKNDPLFLLDLAKNHLKIA from the exons atggccgccgccgccgcgaaagAGGCGCTCCCGCCGGCCCTCGGCTCCACCTCCCAACCTCCACCCGTCTTCGACGGCACCACCAG GCTGTACATTTGCTACTTCTGCCCGTTCGCTCAGCGCGCCTGGGTTACCAGGAACTTCAAG GGTTTGCAGGACAAGATCGAGCTGGTGGCCATTGACCTGCAGGACAAACCAGCTTGGTACAAGGAGAAGGTTTACCCACAGGGCACG GTGCCTTCCCTGGAGCACAACAACGAGATCAGGGGCGAGAGCCTGGACCTGATCAGATACATCGACAGCAACTTCGATGGCCCGGCGCTGCTTCCAGAG GATGCTGCAAAGAGGCAGTTTGCTGATGAGCTGATCGCGTATGCCGATGCGTTCACCAAGGCGCTCTACTCGCCCTTGATGGCCCACGCAGATGTGTCAGATGAAGTCG TTGCTGCTCTGGATAAACTAGAAGCCGCTCTATCCAAGTTCAACGACGGCCCATTCTTCCTCGGCCAACTTAGTTTG GCGGATATTGCCTACGTCACGATTTTGGAAAGGGTTCAGATATACTATTCCCATCTTAGGAACTATGACATCGCCAAAGGCAGGCCCAACCTTGAGAAATTCATTGAGGAGATGAACAAGATCGACGCCTACACACAAACCAAAAACGATCCTCTGTTTTTGCTTGATCTTGCCAAGAATCATCTTAAG ATCGCCTGA
- the LOC120652767 gene encoding uncharacterized protein LOC120652767: MGTRLPCAASPLLVASLSPSSSPDATFPNGPPRLESTVLLRADVKELACGHGRPPWRERSGATRMLEARLSKLSADTAASLLRASLYRHLRPLKCSPAMSRLLLTSPCGTGTAVHLDEARAPLLPPPMDSSYSYREPVI; encoded by the exons ATGGGGACTCGGCTGCCTTGTGCCGCGTCTCCGCTCCTCGTTGCATCGCTCTCGCCGTCATCTTCGCCGGACGCCACCTTCCCCAATGGCCCACCACGGCTAGAATCGACGGTGTTGCTCAGGGCGGACGTGAAGGAGCTAGCTTGTGGCCATGGCAGACCACCGTGgagggagcggagcggagcaacAAGGATGTTAGAGGCACGACTCAGCAAGCTCTCCGCTGACACTGCAGCGAGTCTTCTCCGGGCCAGCCTGTACCGCCACCTGCGCCCTCTAAAATGTAGTCCTGCCATGTCTCGGCTGCTGCTCACCTCCCCATGTGGGACGGGCACGGCCGTCCACCTCGACGAGGCCCGTGCTCCCCTGCTTCCTCCACCAATGGATTCCTCATATTCGTACAG GGAACCCGTGATCTAA
- the LOC120652765 gene encoding protein IN2-1 homolog B-like, translated as MRKSRNARGRRVRKDNQPRRHRAPGPRLRPGEAAPGWPSHRLAGCSLRRPVTPSTACTDVVTCPPHQSLLGLMNSLAFPRCGPSPLTPASTSTSTSAPVTTDAPPARIKIRRPRREAHRIAAQKPSRIVAMAAAAPASFVKEVLPSPLTSVSEPPPLFDGTTRLYVAYHCPYAQRAWIARNYKGLQDKIKIVAIDLADRPAWYKEKVYPENKVPSLEHNNQVKGESLDLVKYIDSNFEGPSLLPDDPAKKQFAEELLAFTDAFNRALYSSIVSKEDVSEETVAALDKIEEALGKFTDGPFFLGQFSLVDIAYVPFIERFQIFFQNIKNYDITKGRPDLQRFIEEVNKIDAYTQTKQDPQFLLEHTKKRLGIA; from the exons ATGAg AAAATCCAGGAACGCTCGGGGCCGGAGAGTTCGGAAGGACAACCAGCCACGCAGACACCGTGCACCCGGACCACGTTTGCGTCCAGGTGAAGCCGCACCCGGCTGGCCTTCTCACAGGCTGGCAGgctgctccctccgccggccggTGACCCCATCGACCGCCTGCACTGACGTAGTGACGTGCCCGCCCCACCAATCACTCCTCGGCCTCATGAATTCGCTTGCCTTTCCTCGCTGCGGCCCGTCACCGCTGAcgcccgcctccacctccacctccacctccgccccCGTCACCACTGACGCCCCGCCGGCGCGTATAAAGattcgccgcccccgccgcgaaGCTCACCGCATCGCCGCGCAGAAACCCTCCCGAATCGTCGCCATGGCAGCCGCCGCACCGGCAAG CTTCGTCAAGGAAGTGCTCCCGTCTCCCCTGACCTCCGTCTCCGAGCCCCCGCCCCTCTTCGACGGCACGACCAG GTTGTATGTTGCGTACCACTGCCCATACGCGCAGCGCGCTTGGATTGCCAGGAACTACAAG GGTTTACAGGACAAGATCAAGATAGTTGCAATCGATCTTGCTGACAGGCCAGCATGGTACAAGGAGAAGGTTTATCCAGAGAACAAG GTGCCTTCCCTAGAGCACAACAACCAGGTGAAAGGAGAGAGCTTGGATTTGGTTAAGTACATTGATAGCAATTTCGAAGGCCCGTCATTGCTTCCTGAT GATCCTGCAAAGAAGCAGTTCGCTGAGGAGCTGCTTGCTTTTACCGATGCTTTTAACAGAGCACTGTACTCATCTATAGTCTCTAAGGAAGATGTGTCCGAGGAAACTG TTGCTGCTCTGGATAAAATAGAAGAGGCCCTGGGGAAATTTACTGACGGACCATTCTTCCTCGGCCAGTTCAGTCTG GTGGACATAGCATATGTGCCATTTATCGAAAGGTTTCAGATATTCTTTCAAAACATCAAGAATTACGACATCACAAAGGGCAGACCCGACCTTCAGAGGTTCATTGAG GAAGTGAACAAGATTGATGCGTACACACAGACTAAACAGGACCCACAGTTTTTGCTTGAGCACACAAAGAAGCGGCTTGGG ATTGCATGA
- the LOC120652766 gene encoding protein IN2-1 homolog B-like isoform X1, whose amino-acid sequence MEVLPPTLSSACEQPLLYDGTTRLYMSYVCPYAQRAWITRNYKGLQEEIELVPMDMADKPAWYKKVYPKNQVPALEHNKKIIGESLDLIRYIDTNFDGPKLITNDPQKQRFAEELLGYSDAFNRAMLDGLRSKGPVTAEAVAALDKIDSSLSKFDYGPFFLSQFSLVDIAYAPFIDGFQIFFAGIKNYDITKGRVHIRKFIEELNKIDAYMQTKQDPEVLLALTKKKFGV is encoded by the exons ATGGAAGTACTTCCTCCTACCTTGTCATCTGCTTGTGAGCAACCACTTCTGTACGATGGCACAACCAG ATTGTACATGTCGTACGTTTGCCCTTATGCGCAACGGGCATGGATCACAAGGAATTACAAG GGTTTGCAGGAGGAGATCGAGCTAGTTCCCATGGACATGGCAGATAAGCCTGCATGGTACAAGAAGGTTTACCCCAAGAACCAG GTGCCAGCCTTGGAGCACAACAAGAAGATCATAGGAGAGAGCTTGGATCTGATCAGGTACATAGATACCAACTTCGACGGCCCTAAGCTGATCACAAAT GATCCTCAAAAGCAAAGGTTTGCAGAAGAACTGCTGGGATATTCAGATGCTTTCAACAGGGCAATGCTCGACGGACTGAGATCCAAGGGGCCAGTGACTGCTGAAGCTG TTGCTGCACTGGACAAAATAGACAGCTCCCTGTCGAAATTTGATTATGGACCTTTCTTCCTAAGTCAATTCAGTCTG GTGGACATTGCATATGCACCATTCATTGACGGATTTCAGATATTTTTTGCTGGCATAAAGAATTACGACATCACAAAAGGAAGAGTTCATATACGGAAATTTATTGAG GAACTGAACAAGATTGACGCATATATGCAGACAAAGCAGGACCCTGAAGTGCTGCTTGCTCTCACAAAGAAGAAGTTTGGGGTATGA
- the LOC120652766 gene encoding protein IN2-1 homolog B-like isoform X2 — protein sequence MEVLPPTLSSACEQPLLYDGTTRLYMSYVCPYAQRAWITRNYKEEIELVPMDMADKPAWYKKVYPKNQVPALEHNKKIIGESLDLIRYIDTNFDGPKLITNDPQKQRFAEELLGYSDAFNRAMLDGLRSKGPVTAEAVAALDKIDSSLSKFDYGPFFLSQFSLVDIAYAPFIDGFQIFFAGIKNYDITKGRVHIRKFIEELNKIDAYMQTKQDPEVLLALTKKKFGV from the exons ATGGAAGTACTTCCTCCTACCTTGTCATCTGCTTGTGAGCAACCACTTCTGTACGATGGCACAACCAG ATTGTACATGTCGTACGTTTGCCCTTATGCGCAACGGGCATGGATCACAAGGAATTACAAG GAGGAGATCGAGCTAGTTCCCATGGACATGGCAGATAAGCCTGCATGGTACAAGAAGGTTTACCCCAAGAACCAG GTGCCAGCCTTGGAGCACAACAAGAAGATCATAGGAGAGAGCTTGGATCTGATCAGGTACATAGATACCAACTTCGACGGCCCTAAGCTGATCACAAAT GATCCTCAAAAGCAAAGGTTTGCAGAAGAACTGCTGGGATATTCAGATGCTTTCAACAGGGCAATGCTCGACGGACTGAGATCCAAGGGGCCAGTGACTGCTGAAGCTG TTGCTGCACTGGACAAAATAGACAGCTCCCTGTCGAAATTTGATTATGGACCTTTCTTCCTAAGTCAATTCAGTCTG GTGGACATTGCATATGCACCATTCATTGACGGATTTCAGATATTTTTTGCTGGCATAAAGAATTACGACATCACAAAAGGAAGAGTTCATATACGGAAATTTATTGAG GAACTGAACAAGATTGACGCATATATGCAGACAAAGCAGGACCCTGAAGTGCTGCTTGCTCTCACAAAGAAGAAGTTTGGGGTATGA